In one Parvibaculum sp. genomic region, the following are encoded:
- the clpS gene encoding ATP-dependent Clp protease adapter ClpS, producing MSDDRRRGDEDGGTGAGVITQTKPKTKKPSLYKVLLLNDDYTPMEFVVHVLERFFNKGRDEATVIMLHVHQHGVGICGLYTYEVAETKVTQVMDFAQQHQHPLQCTMERE from the coding sequence ATGTCGGACGACAGGCGGCGCGGCGATGAAGACGGTGGTACAGGCGCCGGGGTCATCACCCAGACGAAGCCGAAGACAAAGAAGCCCTCGCTCTACAAGGTTCTGCTGCTCAACGACGACTACACACCGATGGAGTTCGTCGTTCACGTTCTGGAGCGGTTTTTCAACAAGGGGAGGGACGAAGCGACTGTCATCATGCTTCATGTGCATCAACATGGGGTAGGCATTTGCGGCCTCTATACCTACGAGGTGGCGGAAACCAAGGTGACGCAGGTGATGGATTTCGCACAGCAGCATCAACATCCGTTGCAGTGCACGATGGAGCGAGAGTAG
- a CDS encoding DUF1499 domain-containing protein — MDFQTLRLTAKPNQYLVAPAGLCAQAKPHLAAPEFAIAPAALRAIFRDVALAQPRVVQTGADDATLTDTYVQRSAFLGFPDTITVRFLAAGSGRSSLAIYSRSRYGYSDLGVNKARIDAWLRDLASKCPV, encoded by the coding sequence ATGGATTTCCAGACTTTGAGGCTCACAGCGAAGCCTAACCAATATCTTGTGGCCCCCGCGGGCCTCTGCGCGCAGGCGAAGCCCCATCTTGCTGCACCCGAATTCGCCATCGCGCCCGCCGCGCTCAGGGCGATATTCCGCGACGTGGCGCTGGCGCAGCCGCGTGTCGTTCAGACCGGCGCCGACGATGCGACCCTTACGGATACCTATGTGCAGCGCAGCGCGTTTCTTGGTTTTCCGGACACCATCACGGTCCGGTTTCTCGCTGCGGGCAGCGGCCGGTCGAGCCTCGCGATCTATAGCCGCTCGCGCTACGGCTATTCGGATCTGGGTGTCAACAAGGCGCGTATCGATGCCTGGCTGCGCGATCTGGCCTCAAAATGCCCGGTTTGA
- a CDS encoding D-alanyl-D-alanine carboxypeptidase, which translates to MAAVLLAVLTAVPAHAAKPKTAALVMDAHTGKILYSRSADELRYPASLTKVMTLYLLFEKLEKREATLKSRITMTQRGANQPPSKLGLRPGQTISVEDAILSLVTRSANDVASATGAFIAGTEANFADLMTKKARELGMTRTTYKNASGLPNSAQMTTARDQATLALRMYQDFPQYYHYFGTEQFTWGRSHIRNHNRLLSEYRGTTGLKTGYTNASGFNLTAIVERDDKFLIGVVIGGEKAKSRDQHMVEILDRAFPQAVAMKTGRTQIAAAPPPVPVVRPDAPASLIPAEDRAALLQLAAAVDESADTGDGIIAEGDASAATPLPSPAPVMTAALTETAPAAAKPAAPVDNVTAYAVAALRTAEDAGRNAGREIGNFLVAPANASISPDAPANPLIREAALDPARTAPAAKQSWREGDPLIPDGTWIIQIGAYADQADAVGSIRKALRAAPGELGTAVPVTIPVKTADNRTLYRSRFGGFDNETAAKTACGRLARQSIPCIAIPPANWAMPQTAKAEGRG; encoded by the coding sequence ATGGCGGCAGTCCTGCTCGCGGTCCTGACCGCTGTCCCGGCCCATGCCGCAAAGCCCAAAACCGCCGCTCTCGTGATGGATGCCCATACGGGCAAGATTCTCTATTCGCGCAGCGCCGACGAACTTCGTTATCCGGCTTCCCTCACCAAGGTGATGACGCTCTATCTCCTTTTCGAGAAACTCGAGAAGCGCGAAGCGACACTCAAATCCCGGATCACCATGACACAGCGCGGCGCCAACCAGCCGCCGTCGAAGCTTGGCCTGCGTCCGGGGCAGACGATCAGCGTCGAGGATGCGATCCTCTCCCTCGTCACCCGCTCCGCCAACGACGTCGCTTCGGCGACAGGTGCCTTCATCGCCGGCACCGAGGCCAACTTCGCCGATCTGATGACAAAAAAGGCGCGCGAACTGGGGATGACGCGCACGACCTACAAAAATGCTTCGGGTCTGCCCAACAGTGCGCAGATGACGACCGCCCGGGATCAGGCAACGCTGGCGCTGCGGATGTATCAGGACTTTCCGCAGTACTATCACTATTTCGGTACCGAGCAGTTCACCTGGGGCCGGTCTCATATCCGCAATCACAACCGCCTTCTGAGCGAGTACCGGGGCACGACCGGTCTCAAGACCGGCTACACCAATGCGTCGGGCTTCAACCTGACGGCCATCGTCGAACGCGATGACAAGTTTTTGATCGGCGTCGTCATCGGCGGTGAAAAAGCCAAGTCGCGCGACCAGCATATGGTCGAGATTCTCGATCGCGCCTTCCCGCAGGCGGTCGCAATGAAGACCGGGCGGACTCAAATCGCTGCAGCCCCGCCGCCCGTTCCCGTCGTAAGACCCGATGCACCCGCCAGCCTCATTCCCGCGGAAGACCGTGCGGCGCTGCTCCAGCTTGCTGCGGCCGTTGACGAAAGCGCCGACACCGGCGATGGGATCATCGCCGAAGGCGACGCCAGCGCCGCGACGCCTCTTCCGTCACCTGCGCCCGTCATGACGGCAGCCCTCACCGAAACGGCGCCGGCCGCCGCAAAGCCCGCGGCGCCTGTCGACAATGTCACCGCCTACGCGGTGGCGGCACTTCGCACCGCCGAAGATGCAGGCCGCAATGCCGGCCGCGAGATTGGCAATTTCCTCGTCGCACCGGCAAACGCCAGTATCAGTCCTGACGCGCCCGCCAATCCGTTGATCCGCGAAGCGGCACTCGATCCTGCACGCACAGCGCCGGCCGCCAAACAGTCCTGGCGCGAGGGCGACCCCCTTATTCCCGATGGCACATGGATCATCCAGATCGGCGCCTATGCCGATCAGGCCGACGCCGTCGGCAGCATCCGCAAGGCGCTTCGCGCCGCGCCGGGTGAACTTGGCACCGCCGTTCCGGTCACGATCCCGGTCAAGACCGCCGACAATCGCACGCTCTATCGCTCGCGCTTCGGTGGCTTCGACAATGAAACGGCGGCAAAGACCGCTTGCGGGCGTCTCGCGCGTCAAAGCATCCCCTGCATCGCCATTCCGCCGGCAAACTGGGCCATGCCCCAGACCGCCAAAGCCGAAGGCCGCGGCTAG
- a CDS encoding division plane positioning ATPase MipZ has protein sequence MTESGGGRRPAHVIVLGNEKGGSGKTTTAMHVIALLLHEGLRVGSIDLDGRQRSLTRYVENRRAWAEAAGVKLVMPDHEVIARSTHGTVSEANAADEAALDAVMARLAAANDFIVIDCPGSDNHLSRLGHARADTLVTPMNDSFVDFDLLGRVDPQTYRIKGPSVYSEMVWESRKRRAMRDGGEIDWIVIRNRLSHLDAKNKRRVEAVLDALADRIGFRTGPGFGERVIFREMFPSGLTLLDLREEGVEAPMSMSHVAARAEVRALIDALALPVEERRMPA, from the coding sequence ATGACTGAATCCGGGGGCGGGCGCCGGCCTGCCCATGTGATCGTTCTGGGCAATGAAAAAGGCGGGTCGGGCAAAACGACCACCGCCATGCATGTGATTGCGTTGCTGTTGCATGAGGGGCTGCGCGTCGGATCGATCGACCTCGACGGGCGGCAACGTTCGCTGACGCGCTACGTCGAGAACCGCCGGGCCTGGGCCGAGGCTGCGGGGGTCAAGCTCGTGATGCCCGACCATGAGGTGATCGCGCGTTCGACGCATGGAACGGTCAGCGAGGCCAATGCGGCGGACGAGGCGGCGCTCGACGCCGTCATGGCGCGGCTTGCGGCGGCGAACGACTTCATCGTCATCGATTGTCCGGGTAGCGACAACCATCTATCGCGGCTCGGCCATGCCCGAGCGGACACGCTCGTTACGCCGATGAACGACAGTTTCGTCGATTTCGACCTCTTGGGACGTGTCGACCCGCAGACCTATCGCATCAAGGGGCCCAGCGTTTACAGCGAGATGGTGTGGGAGAGCCGCAAGCGGCGGGCGATGCGCGACGGCGGCGAAATCGACTGGATCGTGATCCGCAACCGTCTTTCGCATCTCGACGCCAAGAACAAGCGCCGCGTCGAGGCGGTGCTTGATGCGTTGGCGGACCGGATCGGCTTTCGCACCGGACCGGGTTTCGGCGAACGCGTCATCTTTCGCGAGATGTTTCCATCAGGCCTGACACTGCTCGATTTGCGGGAAGAGGGGGTCGAGGCGCCGATGTCGATGTCGCATGTCGCGGCGCGCGCCGAAGTGCGGGCGCTGATCGACGCTTTGGCGTTGCCTGTCGAAGAACGGCGAATGCCGGCCTAG
- a CDS encoding glutamine synthetase family protein, with amino-acid sequence MNGMLTLDKLSDLIAAGEIDTVVMAMPDMQGRLVGKRMAAGYFLDTAVHETHACNYLLTVDTDMEPVPGYKAASWAQGYGDFVLKPDMATLRRIPWLPATALVLCDTLDHHGEDVPHAPRAILKKQLKRVAAMKMKAFTASELEFYLFDDTYEAAHEKRYQGLKTANWYIEDYHVLATSKEEGIMRAIRNGLEGAGIPVENSKGEWGPGQEEINIRYAEALEMADRHTILKNGIKEIAWLHGKAITFMAKWNYELAGSSCHIHMSLWDEKAKEAHFFDKDAKPHGMSELCQQFLAGQLRHARELTYFLAPQVNSYKRFVNGSFAPTNIVWSNDNRTAGFRMCGQGKSLRIECRIGGADLNPYLAFASLLAAGLDGVEKKMALEPEFSGDAYVSSGIPSLAKNLRDALTELEKSDTLRAALGDDVVEHYLHTGRWEQFEYERRVTDWELKRGFERG; translated from the coding sequence ATGAACGGCATGCTCACGCTCGACAAACTCTCCGATCTCATCGCCGCCGGCGAAATCGACACGGTGGTCATGGCCATGCCGGACATGCAGGGCCGTCTGGTCGGGAAACGCATGGCGGCGGGATATTTCCTCGACACCGCCGTCCACGAAACGCATGCATGCAATTATCTTCTGACCGTCGACACCGACATGGAACCGGTGCCGGGCTACAAGGCGGCAAGCTGGGCGCAGGGCTATGGCGACTTCGTGCTGAAGCCGGATATGGCAACGTTGCGCCGCATTCCTTGGCTGCCGGCAACCGCCCTCGTCCTTTGCGACACGCTCGATCATCACGGCGAGGATGTGCCCCACGCGCCGCGTGCCATTCTGAAAAAACAGCTGAAGCGCGTCGCCGCGATGAAGATGAAAGCCTTCACCGCATCGGAGCTCGAATTCTATCTCTTCGACGACACCTACGAAGCGGCGCATGAAAAGCGCTATCAGGGGCTCAAGACCGCCAATTGGTACATCGAGGACTACCACGTGCTCGCCACCTCGAAAGAGGAAGGCATCATGCGCGCGATCCGCAACGGTCTCGAGGGCGCGGGCATTCCCGTCGAAAACTCGAAGGGTGAGTGGGGGCCCGGACAGGAGGAAATCAATATCCGCTATGCCGAGGCGCTCGAAATGGCCGACCGGCATACAATCCTGAAAAACGGCATCAAGGAGATCGCCTGGCTGCACGGCAAGGCAATTACCTTCATGGCCAAATGGAACTACGAACTGGCCGGTTCATCCTGCCATATCCATATGTCGCTCTGGGATGAGAAGGCCAAGGAGGCGCATTTCTTCGACAAGGACGCCAAACCGCACGGCATGTCGGAGCTGTGTCAGCAATTCCTGGCCGGCCAGCTTCGGCACGCGCGCGAACTGACTTATTTCCTGGCGCCGCAGGTCAATTCCTACAAGCGCTTCGTCAACGGCTCCTTCGCGCCGACCAACATCGTCTGGTCCAACGACAATCGAACGGCCGGCTTCCGGATGTGCGGTCAGGGCAAGAGCCTGCGCATCGAATGCCGCATCGGCGGCGCCGACCTGAACCCCTATCTCGCCTTTGCCTCGTTGCTGGCGGCCGGCCTTGACGGGGTCGAAAAGAAAATGGCTCTGGAGCCCGAGTTTTCCGGCGATGCCTATGTCAGCAGCGGCATTCCGTCGCTGGCGAAGAACCTGCGCGACGCCCTGACCGAACTGGAAAAGTCGGATACGCTCCGCGCCGCTCTCGGCGACGACGTCGTCGAGCACTATCTCCACACCGGCCGCTGGGAGCAATTCGAATACGAGCGGCGGGTGACGGATTGGGAATTGAAGAGAGGCTTCGAGCGCGGATGA
- a CDS encoding aldehyde dehydrogenase family protein produces the protein MSDTLKVISPVDGTVYAERPLASWEEVDGALNAARAAQAAWKLVPLAERAALCTRFTEAFVAMKDEVVPELAWQMGRPVAYGAGELRGFEERARYMIGIAPKTLADIDAGPKEGFRRWVRREPVGTVLAIAAWNYPYLIAVNSVVPAITAGNAIILKHSGQTPLCAERFAMAFEKAGAPDGLFQAIHMSHDMTERTIGDSRVDFVQFTGSVAGGRSVVKAAVNRFIGIGLELGGKDPAYVRADANLPFAVENLVDGAYFNSGQSCCGKERLYVHADVYDDFVEGFVDLTKKYKLGDPLDPETTIGPMVRTSAATFVRGQIAQAVRSGAKALIGEAHFPASLPGTPYLGPEVLVGVNHQMEVMREETFGPVIGIMKVSSDDEAVALMNDSPYGLTASVWTEDTETGEKLGNRLETGTFFLNRCDYLDPALAWTGVKNTGRGATLSPVGYESLTRPKSYHLRTQTK, from the coding sequence ATGAGCGATACACTGAAGGTTATTTCGCCGGTCGACGGCACAGTCTATGCCGAGCGGCCCCTTGCCTCGTGGGAGGAAGTCGACGGCGCGCTGAATGCTGCGCGCGCCGCACAGGCTGCATGGAAGCTTGTGCCCCTCGCCGAGCGCGCCGCGCTTTGCACCCGTTTCACCGAAGCTTTCGTCGCGATGAAAGACGAAGTCGTGCCGGAGCTTGCCTGGCAGATGGGCCGGCCCGTCGCCTATGGCGCCGGCGAGTTGCGCGGTTTCGAGGAACGTGCGCGCTACATGATCGGCATTGCGCCGAAAACACTCGCCGATATCGACGCTGGACCGAAGGAGGGCTTCCGCCGCTGGGTGCGCCGCGAGCCGGTCGGCACGGTGCTCGCGATCGCCGCCTGGAACTACCCCTATCTGATCGCCGTAAATTCGGTCGTCCCGGCAATCACGGCCGGCAATGCGATCATCCTGAAGCACTCCGGCCAGACGCCGCTTTGCGCCGAGCGCTTCGCCATGGCCTTCGAAAAGGCCGGCGCGCCGGACGGCCTCTTTCAGGCGATCCATATGAGCCATGACATGACCGAGCGAACGATCGGCGATTCGCGCGTCGATTTTGTGCAGTTTACCGGCTCGGTCGCCGGCGGACGTTCGGTGGTGAAAGCCGCCGTCAACCGCTTCATCGGCATCGGGCTCGAACTCGGCGGCAAGGACCCGGCCTATGTCCGTGCCGACGCCAACCTTCCCTTCGCCGTCGAAAACCTGGTCGACGGCGCTTATTTCAATTCCGGCCAGTCCTGCTGCGGCAAGGAACGGCTCTACGTCCATGCCGATGTCTATGACGATTTCGTCGAAGGTTTCGTCGACCTGACGAAAAAGTACAAACTCGGCGATCCCCTCGATCCCGAAACGACAATCGGCCCGATGGTGCGCACTTCCGCCGCCACGTTCGTGCGCGGCCAGATCGCTCAGGCCGTGCGCAGCGGCGCGAAAGCACTGATCGGCGAAGCGCATTTTCCGGCTTCGCTGCCGGGCACGCCGTATCTTGGCCCTGAAGTGCTGGTGGGCGTCAACCACCAGATGGAAGTGATGCGCGAGGAAACTTTCGGCCCGGTGATCGGCATCATGAAAGTGTCGTCGGACGACGAGGCCGTCGCACTGATGAACGACAGCCCCTATGGACTTACCGCCTCTGTCTGGACGGAAGATACGGAAACCGGCGAAAAGCTCGGCAACCGGCTCGAAACCGGTACATTCTTCCTCAACCGCTGCGACTACCTCGATCCTGCGCTCGCCTGGACCGGCGTCAAGAACACCGGCCGCGGCGCCACGCTGTCGCCTGTCGGCTATGAAAGCCTGACGCGCCCCAAGAGCTATCACCTGAGAACGCAAACAAAATGA
- a CDS encoding iron-containing alcohol dehydrogenase, with protein MIDIYPNLVGNWNFPTKMRFGAGRIKELAEACGAAGIERPLLVTDPGLKPLPMIAEALALLERNGLAAALFADVHPNPVGADVEAGLKAYQRGKHDGVIVFGGGSAMDAGKAVAFMSGQTRPMWDYEDREDWWTRADPKGIAPVIAVPTTAGTGSEVGRAAVITDESDHTKKIIFHPKMMPVDVICDPELTIGLPPNITAATGMDALSHNLEAYCAPFWHPLAQGVSLEGMRLCKEWLPEAVKRGSNVEARSFMLAASSMGATAFQKGLGSMHAMSHPCSSLRGTHHGLTNAVVMPYVLLHNRKAIEEKIVAAANYLALKDRSFNGFVDWVLALREEIGIPNTLNEIGVDSGIIPQLAAMAQEDPCTGGNPLPMSVPVYEDLFARAIEGKLA; from the coding sequence ATGATCGACATCTATCCCAATCTTGTCGGCAATTGGAACTTCCCGACCAAAATGCGCTTTGGCGCCGGTCGCATCAAGGAACTGGCCGAAGCCTGCGGCGCCGCCGGCATAGAACGGCCCTTGCTGGTCACCGACCCCGGCCTGAAGCCGCTGCCGATGATCGCCGAGGCGCTCGCCCTCCTCGAAAGGAACGGTCTCGCTGCCGCACTTTTCGCCGACGTACATCCCAACCCTGTCGGCGCCGATGTCGAGGCGGGCCTGAAGGCATATCAACGCGGCAAGCATGACGGCGTGATCGTGTTCGGCGGCGGCAGCGCCATGGATGCGGGCAAAGCCGTTGCCTTCATGTCGGGCCAGACGCGGCCGATGTGGGACTACGAAGATCGCGAGGACTGGTGGACCCGCGCTGACCCCAAGGGCATCGCGCCGGTCATCGCCGTGCCGACAACAGCAGGCACCGGCTCGGAAGTCGGCCGCGCCGCGGTCATCACGGACGAGAGCGATCACACCAAGAAGATCATCTTCCATCCGAAAATGATGCCGGTCGATGTGATCTGCGATCCGGAACTGACCATCGGCCTGCCACCGAACATCACGGCGGCAACCGGCATGGACGCACTCTCCCACAATCTCGAAGCCTATTGCGCGCCCTTCTGGCACCCGCTGGCGCAGGGCGTGTCGCTTGAAGGCATGCGGCTATGCAAGGAATGGCTGCCGGAAGCCGTCAAGCGCGGCAGCAACGTCGAGGCGCGCTCGTTCATGCTCGCCGCCTCTTCGATGGGTGCGACGGCGTTCCAGAAAGGTCTCGGCTCGATGCATGCGATGAGCCACCCCTGCTCGTCGTTGCGCGGAACCCATCATGGGCTCACCAACGCTGTCGTGATGCCCTATGTGCTGCTGCACAATCGCAAGGCCATCGAGGAAAAGATCGTCGCGGCCGCCAACTACCTCGCCCTGAAGGACCGCAGTTTCAATGGCTTCGTCGATTGGGTTCTGGCGTTGCGTGAGGAGATCGGCATTCCGAACACACTGAACGAGATCGGCGTCGATAGCGGCATCATCCCGCAACTCGCGGCCATGGCGCAGGAAGATCCCTGCACCGGCGGCAATCCATTGCCGATGAGCGTACCGGTCTATGAGGATCTGTTCGCGCGGGCGATCGAAGGCAAGCTCGCCTGA
- the panC gene encoding pantoate--beta-alanine ligase, with translation MPLDTASHKIPVARNAADLRAAVAEWRTRGETVALVPTMGALHEGHLSLADLARAKTERVVVSIFVNPTQFAPHEDFSAYPRTEAADAAKLDGKADLIFAPDAADMYPQGFSTTISLSGVSEPLEGQFRPTHFAGVATVVAKLLLRAMPDIAIFGEKDWQQLAVIRRMVADLDIPVEILGGPIMRETDGLAMSSRNVYLTPGERKAAGQLNVVLRETAASVSAGTLISEAAKAGAARILALGFDKLDYLEIRDAASLAAFPDDRPTSSARILVAAKIGKTRLIDNMPV, from the coding sequence ATGCCGCTCGACACCGCGAGCCACAAAATCCCCGTCGCCCGCAACGCCGCCGACCTGCGCGCCGCCGTCGCCGAATGGCGCACGAGGGGCGAGACCGTCGCGCTGGTGCCGACGATGGGCGCCCTTCACGAGGGGCATCTGTCGCTGGCCGACCTCGCACGGGCGAAGACGGAGCGTGTCGTCGTTTCGATCTTCGTCAACCCGACTCAGTTCGCGCCACATGAGGATTTCTCGGCTTATCCCCGCACCGAGGCGGCCGACGCGGCGAAGCTCGACGGCAAGGCCGACCTGATTTTCGCGCCGGACGCTGCCGATATGTACCCGCAAGGCTTCTCGACGACGATTTCGCTCAGCGGCGTCTCCGAGCCGCTCGAAGGACAGTTCCGGCCTACGCATTTTGCCGGCGTCGCGACGGTTGTAGCCAAACTGCTCCTGCGCGCCATGCCCGACATTGCGATCTTCGGCGAGAAGGACTGGCAGCAGCTCGCGGTGATCCGCCGCATGGTCGCCGATCTCGACATCCCGGTCGAAATCCTCGGCGGCCCGATCATGCGTGAAACCGACGGTCTCGCCATGTCGTCGCGCAATGTCTATCTGACGCCCGGCGAACGAAAAGCCGCCGGACAATTGAATGTGGTCCTTCGGGAAACGGCTGCAAGTGTTTCTGCCGGCACACTTATTTCTGAAGCGGCGAAAGCCGGCGCTGCAAGAATCCTCGCCCTCGGTTTCGACAAGCTCGACTATCTCGAAATCCGCGACGCCGCCTCACTGGCCGCTTTTCCGGACGATCGTCCGACAAGCTCGGCGCGCATTCTGGTCGCCGCGAAAATCGGCAAGACGCGCCTGATCGACAACATGCCGGTCTGA
- a CDS encoding alpha/beta hydrolase, which produces MRRDIEFKTEDGVTLRGWFYPAKGVAGPAPTVVMAHGFSAVKEMYLDDFAAFFAEAGVAALVYDHRNLGASDGEPRGHIDPRQQIDGYRDAITHAQSMKEVDPDRIGIWGSSYSGGHVLVVAAIDRRVKCVIAQVPLVAGLETARRLIRGDHWKGLRAGFDADRAARMGGAAPARMPVTAPEGEPSALPTADTFEFFTTFSKERETSWRNDVTLQSVELFTEYEPGIYIPRISPTPLLMVGALEDHLTPFDMTAAAYETALEPKKFLALPCMHFEAYTGDMFAMSAPVQRDWLTTHLK; this is translated from the coding sequence ATGCGCCGGGATATCGAATTCAAGACCGAAGACGGCGTGACGTTGCGCGGCTGGTTCTATCCGGCGAAAGGCGTGGCGGGGCCTGCTCCAACCGTTGTCATGGCGCATGGCTTTTCCGCCGTGAAGGAAATGTATCTCGACGATTTCGCTGCTTTCTTTGCCGAGGCTGGCGTGGCGGCGCTGGTTTATGACCATCGCAATCTCGGGGCGAGCGATGGCGAGCCGCGCGGACATATCGACCCGCGGCAGCAGATCGACGGATATCGCGATGCGATCACTCATGCGCAATCGATGAAGGAAGTCGATCCGGACCGCATCGGCATTTGGGGTTCGAGCTATTCGGGCGGGCATGTGCTGGTGGTGGCCGCTATCGACAGGCGCGTCAAATGCGTGATTGCGCAGGTACCGCTGGTCGCCGGGCTCGAGACCGCGCGGCGGCTGATCCGGGGCGATCATTGGAAGGGCCTGCGCGCGGGTTTCGATGCCGACCGCGCGGCGCGGATGGGAGGCGCGGCGCCCGCCCGTATGCCCGTCACCGCGCCGGAGGGCGAACCCTCGGCGTTGCCGACAGCCGACACTTTTGAGTTTTTCACGACATTCAGCAAAGAGCGCGAGACGTCGTGGCGGAACGACGTGACGCTGCAATCGGTGGAGCTCTTCACCGAATACGAACCCGGCATCTACATTCCGCGCATTTCGCCGACACCGCTGCTGATGGTGGGGGCGCTCGAAGACCATCTGACGCCATTCGACATGACGGCGGCTGCCTATGAAACGGCGCTGGAGCCGAAGAAATTCCTGGCGCTGCCCTGCATGCATTTTGAGGCCTACACCGGGGATATGTTCGCGATGTCCGCGCCGGTGCAGCGCGACTGGCTGACGACGCATCTCAAGTGA
- a CDS encoding DUF1489 domain-containing protein has protein sequence MPLHLIKLCVGADDIADLATWQAARLADMKKRRQPQKLVHITRMVPKRADEILAGGSLYWVMKGVIRCRQRLIGIEPFKDGEGIGRCRLVLDKEIVATRRQERRPFQGWRYFEAKDVPPDVKKGDAGADMPDEMRRELEELGLI, from the coding sequence ATGCCTCTTCACCTGATCAAGCTTTGCGTTGGCGCAGATGATATTGCGGATCTGGCGACATGGCAGGCGGCGCGGCTCGCCGACATGAAAAAACGCCGTCAGCCGCAGAAACTCGTTCACATCACGCGCATGGTGCCGAAGCGCGCCGACGAAATCCTGGCCGGCGGCTCGCTCTATTGGGTGATGAAGGGCGTCATTCGCTGTCGCCAGCGTCTGATCGGCATCGAACCGTTCAAGGACGGCGAGGGCATCGGTCGCTGCCGCCTCGTGCTCGACAAGGAAATCGTGGCGACACGCCGGCAGGAACGGCGGCCCTTTCAGGGCTGGCGTTATTTCGAGGCGAAGGACGTGCCGCCCGACGTGAAGAAGGGCGATGCGGGTGCGGACATGCCGGATGAGATGCGGCGCGAACTGGAAGAGCTCGGGCTGATCTGA
- a CDS encoding nuclear transport factor 2 family protein, translated as MSDPAQTFLTRWYAYVENHDPALLQTIVADGATISSPAFYKPKTSKDYVIAILTTVVAGFEDFTYTKEWIDGNEIILEFESRIGDTKLKGIDRITVDADGRMSHIEVLIRPLNGLIALAEHVKASLGQAAA; from the coding sequence ATGAGCGATCCCGCCCAGACCTTTCTGACCCGCTGGTACGCCTATGTCGAGAACCACGACCCGGCGCTGCTGCAGACCATTGTCGCCGACGGCGCCACGATCTCCTCCCCCGCCTTCTACAAGCCGAAGACCTCGAAGGATTATGTGATCGCCATTCTGACCACCGTTGTCGCCGGTTTCGAGGATTTCACCTACACGAAGGAGTGGATCGACGGCAATGAGATCATCCTCGAATTCGAGTCGCGCATCGGCGACACGAAGCTGAAGGGCATCGACCGCATCACCGTCGACGCAGACGGCCGGATGAGCCATATCGAAGTGCTGATCCGTCCGCTGAACGGCCTGATCGCGCTCGCCGAACATGTGAAAGCGTCGCTCGGGCAGGCTGCCGCCTAG